The Fusobacterium necrophorum subsp. necrophorum genome has a window encoding:
- a CDS encoding UDP-N-acetylmuramoyl-L-alanyl-D-glutamate--2,6-diaminopimelate ligase yields the protein MNKILEELEYTVLQEPEINTFTGIEHDSRKIVEGNIFVALEGDVVDGHSFIDMAIQKGARLVFVSKEVSCQQGIGYILIKNLRKHLGVLASNFYDWPQKKMKILGVTGTNGKTTTTYLLEQLLGEEKVARFGTIEYKIGKEVIEAPNTTPESLDLIKMIKKAHDQGLEYIVMEVSSHALELGRVNMLEFDGAIFTNLTLDHLDYHKTMEQYFMAKRKLFLKLRGKGIKIFNIDDSYGKRLWEEFHGVSYGMNKADVQGKILAFEGGREEIELSLFGNKKECKIQILGGFNLYNLLGSLALVKELGMSDEDIFSKLGNLKGAPGRFETLDCGQDYMVIIDYAHTGDALENILQAVQEIKSGKIITIFGCGGDRDPRKRPIMAEIAERYSDFVVLTSDNPRTENPESILEEVKSGFTKENHICILERAEAIAEGIRRANKGDMVLIAGKGHETYQILGRKKYHFDDREFARREIVFRKQGR from the coding sequence ATGAATAAAATATTAGAAGAGCTGGAATACACAGTTTTGCAAGAGCCTGAAATTAATACTTTTACAGGAATAGAACATGATTCCAGAAAGATAGTAGAAGGAAATATCTTTGTGGCTTTAGAAGGAGATGTGGTAGACGGGCATAGTTTTATTGATATGGCTATTCAAAAAGGTGCTAGGTTGGTTTTTGTTTCCAAAGAGGTTTCTTGTCAGCAGGGAATTGGATATATCCTGATTAAAAATTTGAGAAAACATTTGGGTGTTCTAGCCTCCAATTTTTATGATTGGCCACAAAAGAAGATGAAAATATTAGGAGTGACAGGAACTAACGGAAAAACAACGACAACATATTTGTTGGAACAATTGTTGGGAGAAGAAAAAGTCGCTCGTTTTGGAACGATTGAATATAAAATAGGAAAAGAAGTGATAGAAGCTCCGAATACCACTCCGGAATCTTTAGATTTGATAAAAATGATAAAAAAAGCCCATGATCAAGGTTTGGAGTATATTGTGATGGAAGTCAGTTCTCATGCTTTGGAATTGGGACGAGTCAATATGTTGGAATTTGACGGGGCTATTTTTACCAATCTGACTTTGGATCATTTGGATTATCATAAGACAATGGAACAATATTTTATGGCAAAACGAAAGTTATTTTTAAAACTTCGAGGAAAAGGAATTAAAATTTTTAATATTGACGATAGCTATGGAAAAAGACTGTGGGAAGAATTTCATGGAGTTTCCTATGGAATGAACAAAGCTGATGTACAAGGAAAAATTTTAGCTTTTGAAGGAGGAAGAGAAGAGATTGAACTTTCTCTTTTTGGGAATAAGAAAGAATGTAAGATTCAAATTTTGGGAGGCTTCAATCTCTACAATCTTTTGGGAAGTCTTGCTCTGGTCAAAGAACTGGGAATGTCCGATGAAGATATTTTCTCAAAATTAGGAAATTTAAAAGGAGCTCCCGGACGATTTGAAACCTTAGATTGCGGTCAAGACTATATGGTTATCATCGACTATGCCCATACGGGAGATGCTTTGGAAAATATTTTGCAAGCTGTACAGGAGATAAAAAGTGGAAAAATCATTACGATTTTTGGCTGTGGAGGGGATAGAGATCCACGTAAAAGACCGATTATGGCAGAAATTGCAGAGCGATATAGCGATTTTGTGGTATTAACCTCTGATAATCCGAGAACAGAAAATCCGGAAAGCATATTAGAAGAAGTAAAAAGTGGATTTACAAAAGAAAATCATATCTGTATCTTAGAAAGAGCAGAAGCCATTGCAGAGGGAATTCGGAGAGCAAACAAAGGAGACATGGTGTTGATTGCCGGGAAAGGGCATGAAACGTATCAAATTTTAGGAAGAAAAAAATATCATTTTGATGATAGAGAGTTTGCAAGGCGAGAAATTGTGTTCCGAAAACAAGGGAGGTAA
- the ung gene encoding uracil-DNA glycosylase, translating into MVHIGNDWDKVLEGEFQQEYYQELRKILVREYRSKRIFPPAEKIFNALKWTSYADCKVVLLGQDPYHGLGQAHGLSFSVPKGQRIPPSLQNMYKELQDSLGLKVPHHGCLEKWAGQGVLLLNTSLTVVEGQASSHSKIGWEIFTDHVIQKLNEREEPLIFILWGNHARSKKKWIDARKHYILEGVHPSPLSASRGFFGCGHFRQVNEILKKLGKQEIDWQIED; encoded by the coding sequence ATGGTACATATTGGAAATGATTGGGATAAGGTATTGGAAGGGGAATTTCAGCAAGAATATTATCAAGAATTGCGAAAAATTTTGGTACGAGAATATCGTTCCAAGAGAATTTTTCCACCTGCAGAGAAGATATTTAATGCATTGAAATGGACAAGTTATGCAGATTGTAAGGTTGTTCTGTTAGGACAGGATCCCTATCACGGCTTGGGACAGGCTCACGGTCTTTCTTTTTCGGTTCCTAAAGGGCAGAGAATTCCTCCTTCTTTGCAAAATATGTATAAAGAGTTGCAAGACAGTTTAGGACTCAAAGTTCCTCATCACGGTTGTTTAGAAAAGTGGGCAGGACAAGGGGTTTTACTATTAAATACCTCTTTGACGGTGGTCGAAGGACAAGCATCCTCGCATTCAAAAATTGGTTGGGAAATTTTTACGGACCATGTGATTCAGAAACTAAATGAAAGGGAAGAGCCGCTTATTTTTATTCTTTGGGGAAATCATGCGAGAAGTAAGAAAAAGTGGATTGATGCAAGGAAGCACTATATTTTAGAGGGAGTTCATCCTAGCCCTTTATCAGCGAGTCGTGGTTTTTTCGGTTGTGGACATTTTCGTCAAGTAAATGAAATATTGAAAAAACTTGGAAAACAGGAAATTGATTGGCAAATTGAAGATTAA
- a CDS encoding TIGR03960 family B12-binding radical SAM protein: MTQVNIDNYLLEILKPGQYLGNEINSVHKDEYKTHMCLFFPDIYEVGMSNLGIRILYNLLNKMDEFYLERGFCPMEDLEEKMRAYKIPMFSWETKTPLKEFDIVGFSLSYEMAYPNVLNALDLAGIPFRWKDRGEEYPLLMAGGTCMMNPTVMAPFMDYIVIGDGEDVMPEIARIMMKYQGKTKLEKLQAIQHLDGVFIPRFHDGKERIQRAIVEDLNDTSYYAEQIVPYIEVVHDRATVEIQRGCSRGCRFCQAGIVYRPVRERSLEKNLELIEKMIQDTGYSEVSLSSLSSSDYSNIHQLIAGIKANPLNKNVGVSLPSLRMNPDSVRVAESISGGKRTGFTFAPEAGSQRMRDIINKGVTEEEILLTAKEAVQAGWDNLKFYFMIGLPFETEEDVLAIHGLAKKVMFQCRPISKRVQVTVSVSNFVPKPHTPFAWQKQMGFEEMHHKHALLKEAFRGFKGVSLKIHDPKKSYLEGFLSRGDEKISDLVELAFRKGVKLDDYRDNFELWKNAMDELGIQEEEYLGERSIQTTFPWDFVDTGVKKSFLLEEWEKAKQEALTPECREKCSMCGMRERFPKCLKIYK; the protein is encoded by the coding sequence ATGACTCAAGTTAATATTGATAATTATTTATTAGAGATTTTAAAGCCCGGACAATATCTAGGAAATGAAATCAATAGTGTTCATAAAGATGAATATAAAACACATATGTGTTTATTTTTTCCGGATATTTATGAAGTGGGAATGTCTAATTTAGGGATTCGAATTTTATACAATCTTCTAAATAAGATGGATGAATTTTATTTAGAAAGAGGCTTTTGCCCTATGGAGGATTTAGAGGAAAAAATGAGGGCATATAAAATACCCATGTTTTCTTGGGAGACTAAAACTCCTTTAAAGGAGTTTGATATTGTCGGCTTCTCTCTTTCTTATGAAATGGCATATCCTAATGTATTGAATGCTTTAGATTTAGCCGGAATTCCTTTTCGTTGGAAAGATAGGGGAGAGGAATATCCATTATTGATGGCGGGAGGAACCTGTATGATGAATCCCACGGTCATGGCTCCTTTTATGGACTATATTGTCATAGGAGATGGAGAGGATGTCATGCCTGAAATTGCCAGAATTATGATGAAATATCAAGGAAAAACAAAATTAGAGAAGTTACAGGCAATTCAACATTTGGATGGCGTTTTTATACCGAGATTTCATGACGGAAAGGAAAGAATTCAAAGAGCTATTGTGGAAGATTTGAATGATACCAGTTATTATGCGGAGCAAATTGTACCTTATATTGAAGTAGTTCACGATAGAGCTACTGTAGAGATACAAAGAGGTTGTTCGAGAGGTTGTCGTTTTTGCCAGGCAGGCATCGTATATCGTCCTGTGAGAGAAAGAAGTTTAGAAAAAAATCTGGAATTGATTGAGAAAATGATACAGGATACCGGATATTCGGAAGTATCTCTTTCTTCTTTGAGTAGTAGTGATTATAGTAATATTCATCAGTTAATTGCCGGAATAAAAGCAAATCCTTTGAATAAAAATGTCGGAGTTTCTTTGCCATCACTACGAATGAATCCTGATTCCGTGCGTGTAGCAGAAAGTATTAGTGGAGGAAAGCGTACAGGATTTACCTTTGCACCCGAAGCCGGCTCACAAAGAATGAGAGATATTATCAATAAAGGAGTTACGGAGGAAGAAATTTTATTAACGGCGAAAGAAGCAGTACAAGCAGGGTGGGATAACTTAAAGTTTTATTTTATGATAGGCTTACCTTTTGAAACGGAAGAAGATGTATTAGCCATTCATGGATTGGCAAAGAAAGTCATGTTTCAGTGTAGACCTATTTCAAAAAGAGTACAGGTGACAGTAAGTGTTTCCAATTTTGTTCCCAAGCCTCATACTCCTTTTGCTTGGCAAAAACAAATGGGATTTGAAGAAATGCACCATAAGCATGCTTTATTAAAAGAGGCTTTTCGAGGTTTTAAAGGAGTTAGCTTAAAAATACATGATCCTAAAAAATCATACTTGGAAGGATTTTTATCCAGAGGAGATGAAAAAATTTCGGATTTAGTGGAACTGGCCTTTCGAAAAGGAGTAAAATTGGATGATTATCGTGATAATTTTGAGCTTTGGAAAAATGCTATGGACGAATTGGGAATTCAAGAGGAAGAATATTTAGGGGAACGATCTATACAAACTACCTTTCCATGGGATTTTGTAGATACCGGTGTGAAAAAATCTTTTTTATTAGAAGAGTGGGAAAAAGCGAAGCAAGAAGCTCTTACTCCGGAATGTCGGGAAAAGTGTTCTATGTGTGGGATGAGAGAGCGTTTTCCAAAATGTTTAAAAATTTATAAGTAA
- a CDS encoding GAF domain-containing protein: MDFQELKLKQYAALIEDENDEIALLANTSAFLYEILEDVNWVGFYFVRENELVLGPFQGKTACYRIPFSKGVCGWAARNEKAIIVPNVHEFEGHIACDANSKSEIVLPIFKDGKLYAVLDVDSAELDNFCILEQVFLGEILEILQKKWK; the protein is encoded by the coding sequence ATGGATTTTCAGGAATTGAAATTGAAGCAATATGCTGCATTAATTGAAGATGAGAATGATGAAATAGCACTATTGGCAAATACTTCTGCTTTCTTGTATGAAATATTGGAAGATGTCAATTGGGTTGGCTTTTATTTTGTGAGAGAGAATGAGTTGGTATTAGGACCATTTCAAGGAAAAACAGCATGTTATAGAATACCATTTTCCAAAGGAGTTTGTGGTTGGGCTGCCAGAAATGAAAAAGCAATTATTGTACCGAATGTTCATGAATTTGAAGGACATATCGCTTGCGATGCTAATAGTAAGAGTGAAATTGTATTACCTATATTTAAAGATGGAAAATTGTATGCCGTTTTAGATGTTGACTCAGCAGAGTTAGATAATTTTTGCATTTTGGAACAGGTATTTTTAGGAGAAATTTTGGAAATATTACAGAAAAAATGGAAATAA